AGCGTCAGCGTCAGCGTCAGCGTCAGCGTCAGCGTCAGCGTCAGCGTCAGCGTCAGCGTCAGCATCTGCATCGGCGTCAGCGTCAGCGTCAGCATCCGCATCGGCGTCAGCATCCGCATCCGCATCAGCGTCAGCATCTGCATCAGCGTCAGCATCAGCGTCAGCGTCAGCGTCAGCGTCAGCGTCAGCGTCAGCGTCAGCGTCAGCATCGGCGTCAGCATCTGCATCGGCGTCAGCATCCGCATCCGCATCAGCGTCAGCATCTGCATCAGCGTCAGCATCTGCATCAGCGTCAGCGTCAGCGTCAGCGTCAGCGTCAGCGTCAGCGTCAGCGTCAGCGTCAGCGTCAGCGTCAGCGTCAGCGTCAGCGTCAGCGTCAGCGTCAGCGTCAGCGTCAGCGTCAGCGTCAGCGTCAGCGTCAGCGTCAGCATCCGCATCCCCAACATCCGTAGTAATAAACCCACGAGCCGCATTACTATTCAACAAATCAACATCCAAAAGCCCATCACCAGTTCTAGCAGCAAAATCCAATTTCCCATCATTGGCACTAGGTAGCGCAGTTACGCCAAGCGCTAGTAAATCAATTGTCAAAGTGAAAGTAGATACACTACCAACTCCAACTCCCAGTAAATGATTTACTTTTGCACCAATCGCATTTCTACTAGTATCAATAAAGAAATTGCTTGAATTACTTCCATTTACTGTACCTTGATTAAATAATCCAATACCGCCAATTCCTAAATAAGCAATTTTATAATCAATTTTCGTATTTGCTCTTATATTTGGATTACTTAAAATAGAAGAAAGTTCACTTGGTAGTTCAAAGTATGGATAGTACGTGGATATCGCACTAGCACTAACTAATTGATTCCCAGAAAGAGTAATCACTAATTTCCCATTAGAATACTGTGTATTTAGATTAGAATTCCCTAGCAAATCAACAGTTGCTGCATCCGCTTGAATACCACTTAGAGCAAATTGGTGATTAAAAGAATCGTAATTCACAGTGACAGGCGCTACCATCATTGTTGTTGTCGTAATAAGCGCAGCAATTAATTTTGCTTTTTGCGCTCGCTTTTGGTCTAATCTCCGTTTGTAATCTACACGCTGTTTTTTCATCATTTTTCCCCCTTAAAAATCAATCGTTCTTGATTTTGAAAAATAACTGAAAACAGAATAAAGGTATTTAATTATGTTTTCCTAATAAGCTAACTATTAAGTATCCCCCTGAACCTTTATCCAATATCAGATACCAATCCTTCAGCCAAATGCCCCTCCCTTCTTTTTCGAACCTAACACTAGCTGTTATAACCCGTTAGATAACTTTACTATATAGTATATTTTTAAAAAATTAAAGTAAAAAGTACTAGAACCAAAAAATACTTCAATTCAATCCTTTTAGTCTAAAAGTTACACAAATATGCGCATTTATAGCCTATATTTAAACTTTAGCACTGTTGCCATATAGATACTAAGACCTATAAAACTCAACTTTACATGAATTGTCGTTCAATTGTATACAAATCTTTTTAGAATGGTTCTTCACTTCAGATTCTATTTGTACGCAAAAAAAAAGCCCTTTTTCAAAGGGCTTACTTTTTTAATAAAGATAGGCTTTTTTTAGTTGTTCTTTTTTCGCGTCGGTTAGTCCAAGTTTTTCTTTCAAAAAGTTATCCATGGAACCATATTTTGCATCAATTTCATCGAAAGCTGCATTGATATAAGATTCACGAACTTCCATTATGGCAGTCATTCCATCAATCACCTTTTTATTGTCTGTTTTTGCTGCAACGGCTTCTATTGCTTTTTTATTTTCGTCGGCACGATATTTATTGGACAACATATAATCGTCAATCACTGTATTTTTATCCACACCTAGTGCTGATAAAACTAGAGCTGTCCCAAATCCTGCTCGATCTTTTCCGGCTGTGCAGTGCCAGAGAACAGAACCATCTTGATTGGCTAGTAGTATATCGAAAAATTCTTTATAGGCTTGAATGGAAGTTTCATCTGTAATAAAACTTTTATTGGCATTAATGAGAAATGTTTCTGGATTATCCATTTTGGCTAGGCTGGCAGTTAAATCTTGTGTGCTTGTAGATGCGCCATTATCTTTCATCACCGAATCGTGTGTGTAGTCTACATCTGTGAGTTTTGGATCTGGTTTGGCTGCGACTTCTGAATTCGTTCGGAAATCAACTATATGAGAAAGATTGTATGTATTAACGAGTTTCTTCTTATCTGAATCACTTAAGTTGGCGAGTTCGGCACTTCGAATAAGTTTATGCGGCTTAATGGTTAGTCCATCCGTTGTCTTATATCCACCTAAGTCTCGGACATTCACGGCACCTTCTAATTTAATTTGGCTACCCGGTTTGAGTGTTTGTTCGGTTTTAACATTTGCTTCTGCTTTTTCTTCTGACTGCGCCCCGCATCCTCCTAGTAGTATGGTTGCGCCTAGTATCCCTGCCCCTGTTACTTTTACCCAATGTTTCATTCTTTCTCCTCCTTTTGTAAGCTTCTTGTACATTATAGCAACGCAATTTGTTGGTTGAATGAAGGGTTTGTAAAGAAATGATTTTAGGGATGTTAAGGTATGAAAAAAGCCAAAACCCGAAATGGATTTTGGCTTTTGAAATTAAAATGGCATTTTGAAATTGCCGAATGGATTTTTGCCTTTTTTGCCTTTGCCGCCACCAGTCATTTGCTTCATCATTTTTTTCATTTCAGCAAATTGTTTTAGGAGACGGTTAATTTCTTGAACAGGACGGCCGCTTCCGCGAGCAATCCGTTTTCTTCTACTTGCGTTGATGATATCTGGGTTATCTTTTTCATTTTTAGTCATTGATTTGATAATCGCTTCGATGTGACCAAGTTGTTTATCATCGACATTCATGTTGTCGAGGCCTTTCATTTTGTTCGCCCCAGGCATCATTTTAAGTAGTTCATCTAGTGGTCCCATTTGTTTTACTTGTTGTAATTGGTCTAGGAAGTCATCTAGCGTCATGCTGTTGTCTTTCATTTTTTGTTCCATAGCTTTCATTTTTTCTGCATCCACATCGGTTTGTGCTTTTTCAATAAGGGAAAGCACATCGCCCATGCCGAGAATTCTGGAAGCCATACGATCTGGATGGAAAGTTTCTAGAGCTTCCATTTTTTCGCCAGTCGCGATAAATTTAATTGGTTTGCCAGTGACAGAACGAATCGAAAGCGCGGCACCACCACGTGTATCGCCGTCTAATTTGGTTAGCACGACACCTGTAATTTCTAATTGTTCGTTAAAGCTTTGCGCCACGTTGACAGCATCTTGCCCCGTCATGGAATCGACAACAAGCAGGATTTCGGTTGGTGTTGCAATTTCTTTCACTTGTTTTAACTCATCCATTAGCGTTTCGTCAATATGAAGACGACCGGCTGTATCGATAATGACATAGTCTAAATGTTCTTCTTTGGCTTTAGCTATAGCTTGTTTGGCGATTTCTACTGGGCTTACTTGATCACCTAGAAAAAATACTGGCATATCTAATTGTTTGCCAAGTGTTTCTAATTGTTTGATTGCGGCAGGTCGGTAAATATCTGCTGCGACAAGTAATGGCTTGCGGTTATATTTTTTGCGTAATAAATTAGCAAGTTTTCCGGAAGTCGTTGTTTTACCAGCCCCTTGTAGACCTACCATCATAATCACGGTTGGCGGACGGTCCGCTGTTCCGATTTTGCTTTCTTCTCCGCCCATTAAGCTTGTTAGTTCTTCTTGAACGATTTTGATAACTTGTTGGCCGGGGGTTAGGCTTTTCAAAACGTCTGCGCCGACAGCTCGTTCGCTTACTGTTTTAATAAATTGTTTAACGACTTTAAAGTTAACATCGGCTTCAAGTAGAGCAAGACGAACTTCACGCATCATTTCTTTTACGTCAGCTTCGTTTACTTTCCCTTTGCCGCGAATTTTGTTCATTGTTTCTTGGAGTCTTCCAGCTAGTCCTTCAAATGCCATGATTCTGGCCTCCTAATCGATATTTTTAAGCTGTTCGAGCGTATCTTTCACTTGCTCGTCCAGAAAATTCTTTTTGGTTAATTGTGCTTCTAATTGACTAAAGAGTTTTTCTCGTTGTTGGTATTTTTTTAGCATCCCTAGTTTTTCTTCGTATTTTTCTAGGCTTTCTTCGGTTCTTTTAATATTATCATAAATGGCTTGTCTACTCACTTCAAATTCTTCAGCAATTTCGCCTAGCGAGTAATCATCCAGGTAATAAAAAGAAACATAGGCTTTTTGTTTTGTTGTTAGTAATTCCTGGTAAAAATCAAATAATAAATTCATACGGTTTGTCTTCTCAAACAAGGCATTTCACCTCTCTCCTTTTAAAGGATACGGGGAAATCGCGGGAATGTCAAGGAAGGTTAAACAAAAGAGAAAAAAGCCAGAATGACGAGAATCATTCGGCTTTCTCTGATTATTTTTCGTTATCAACCATATCAGCAAATAAGCCATACACATATTCATTTGCATCAAAGGCTTGCAGGTCATCCATTTGTTCCCCAAGACCGACGAATTTCACTGGAATATCTAGTTCATTGCGAATGGCGATAACAATACCACCTTTGGCAGTTCCGTCCAGTTTTGTGAGAATAATACCTGTTACGTCGGTTGTTTCTTTAAATTGTTTCGCTTGAACGAAAGCATTTTGACCAGTAGTTGCGTCGAGTACTAGTAAAACTTCGTGCGGTGCATTAGGAATTTCACGCGTAATGACACGTTTTACTTTTTCTAATTCGTTCATTAGATTGACTTTGTTTTGTAAACGGCCAGCTGTATCGCAAAGTAAAACGTCCGCTTTGCGTGCTTTTGCGGCTTGAACGGCATCAAACATCACCGCTGCAGGGTCGCTCCCCTCGGCTTGTTTAATAACATCGACGCCGGTACGCTCGCCCCAGACTTCTAATTGATCAATGGCACCAGCACGGAATGTATCGCCAGCAGCTAGCATCACTTTTTTACCTTCTTGTTTAAAGCGATGAGCCATTTTTCCGATGGAGGTTGTTTTACCAACCCCATTCACACCAACAAACAAGATAACAGTTAGCCCGTCTTCTTCGATATGAAGTGCTTCGTCTTCTTTTTCGTCCCCTTGGTAAATCTCGACTAATTTTTCGACTATCACTTCTTGTACGTCTTTTGGATCACTAATGTTTCTAAGTTGAACTTCACGGCGCAGCGTATCGACTAGTTCCATGACAGTTTCAAAACCAACATCTGCTCCGATAAGGATTTCTTCTAATTCTTCAAAGAAATCTTCGTCGACTTTACGATAGCGAGCAACCATTTCGTTGATTTTTCCGGAAAAGTTGCCGCGTGTTTTGGATAAGCCATCTTTAAATTTTCCAGAAACGGAATCGGTTTGCTGGGTAATTTTATCTTTTAATTTTTTAAAAAAGGTCATTTTGTCTACTCCTTTTATTTAATGAGTTCGGCTGTTTCTTCTAAACGAACTGATACTAGTTTGGAGACGCCGGACTCTTGCATGGTGACACCGTATAATACGTCGGCTTCTTCCATTGTTCCTTTACGGTGTGTGATAACGATGAACTGCGTGCCGGACTCGAATTGCTTCAAGTAACGGCTGAATCGTGTAACATTGGCTTCATCTAAAGCCGCCTCTACTTCATCCAAGATACAGAATGGTACTGGGCGAACGCGAATGATAGCAAATAGTAATGCAATCGCCGTTAGCGCACGTTCTCCGCCAGAACGAAGCGATAGGTTTTGTAATTTTTTCCCAGGTGGTTGAACGACGATATCAATCCCGGTTGTTAAGAGATTTTCAGGATCAAGTAGCACCAGTTCCGCGCTACCTCCGCCAAATAGCTCAGGGAAAACAATCGCAAATTCGGTTTTAATTGCTTCAAAACTTTCACTAAAACGAATTTTCATTTCTTCGTCCATTTCGTCCATGACTTTAAAGAGGGTTTCTTTTGCGGCAAGTAAATCCGCTTGTTGTCCGTTTAGGAAGTCAAAACGTTCTTGGATGCGCTCGAATTCTTCGATGGCACCAATATTGACGATACCTAGTTCATCGATAGAACGTTTTAATAAACGAACTTTCGAACGAGCTTGTTCGGTATTTACTTCTGGCAAGATTTTTTCTTCGGCTTGCTCTGGTGTTAGTAAGTAAGCTTCTTGCAAACGATCAATTCGGTTCGTAATATCTACTTCTAAACGACCAATACTAATTTCTGCATTATTTTTTTGCTCCACGTAAAAACTGATTTGATTATTTTTTTGTGTTAATTCGGCTTCTAATAGTTCTAATTTTTCTTGTAGTTCAGCGCGGGTTTGTCTTGTTTGCGTAAGTTTTTCGCTTGTTTCAGCCTTATCTTTGCGCAGTTCTTCAATGGATTTTCTAGCTGATTCTTCGCTTGTATGAACGCTAGTTAAGTTGGTTTTTAAGGAAGCTAGCTTTTGTTCAGCCGCTTCTTTTTGTTCGTAATTTTCATGTAGCGTTGTCGTTACTCGCTCGACGGCTTCTGTAGCAGATTGAAGTTGCTCTCGTTTAGCGGCGATTTGCGCTTTTAAGGATGACAGACTTTCTAAATCTGCTGCACGTTTGCTTTCTAGTGCTTTGCTTGAACTTGTCATCGCCTTGATTTCTTCATCGGTTGCTTCGATTTGTTTCGCGATTTCGACTTGTTCATGTAGTAAAGTTTCTTTTCGCTCCAGTAGTTTGTTTAATTCTTCGCTACCGTCTGCTTTTTCAATATCATATAGTTGTAGTTGTTTATTGAAGCGCTCTAGATTCTCGGTTTCTCGGTCTAATTTTCCAAGTAATTCTTTTTCTTGTAAACGTAAATTTTCACCGATTCCTCGTGTTTCTTCGAGTTCTTCACGTTTTTTCGCCATGCTATCTTTAGCTAGTTGAACCGCAGATTCCATTTCACGAGTGGCTTCGTTTAACTCGGCAATTTTCTCTGCTAATTGGCCTAACTCATGTTTTCTCGTTAAGATAGACGACTTTCCGCCTTTGGTTGCTCCACCAGTCATCGAACCACCGGCATTCACTACGTCCCCTTCCAGTGTCACAATGCGATACCTAAAGTTGACTAAGCGAGCGAGCGTATTCGCCCCTTTTAAATCTTTTGCCAAAATCGTTGTCCCGAGAGCATTCAAAATAACCGGAGAAACTTTTTCATCAAAAGAAATGACTTCACTTGCAAGTGCGATAAAAGCAGGTTGGTTGCTTAAAGCGTTTTTTGTTGCAGCTGGAAGTTCGCGAGGTTGAATAGTCGAAAGTGGTAAGAAAGTTGCACGGCCACTTTTCGTTTTCTTCAAGAAACTGATGGCTTCACGAGCAACGCGGTCATCTTCTACGACAACGTTCTGCGCACTTGCCCCAAGCGCTGTTTCCATGGCTTGTTGGTACTTCGCGGGTATTTCTACGAGTTCTACTAATGCACCTAAAATCCCTGGAATTTCTTTTTTCGCTTTTAAGACTTCCCGGACACCTTGGAAAAAGCCAGCATAATCATCCGCCAACTCCTCTAGTGTTTCCTTCCGCGATTTCATTTGTTGCACTGTTTCATAATGTTTATAAAGTGCGCGTTCTTGTGTCCCAAAAATCGCTTCTTGTTTCGCTAAAGTTTGCTGTACTTCACGGTAAATTTCCATTTGTTCCGTAAGCTCACTTTGGATTTTTGTTAAATGTGTTTTCGTTGTTTCGATTTGCGATAGCATATCTTTTCTATCATCGACATGATGACTATTTTCTAAGTCTAATTTGTCAATTCGACTATTGATTTGCCCAATTTGACGCTCAATATAACCTAAATCATTATTGATGGTCGTCTGTGTGTGGCGTAAATCAATATAATCACTTTTGCGATTTTCGATTGCTTCTTCGGATAAATCATCGTATTTAGCAAGTGTCGCTTCTAGCTCTTTTTTCGCTTTTACAGCAATTTCAAGTGCTGTTTCTTTTTCGAGTTTTGAGCTACTTAGAACTTCTTTTTGCTCTTCCAAAGCAGTAATTTTTTCCGTAATTGCCGCCAGTGTTTCTGCGTAGACTTGTTCATTTTCGCTACTATGTTTTTTACGTTCTAATTGAAGATTCCGTTCCCCTTCTAGTTGTTCCAGCTTCTCCGTTTCAACTAAAAGGCGTTCTTGTAAATTATCTAGCGCAATATCTGTTTCATTAAGTGCTTGTTTTTCACGTGAAATAACCGCTTCCTCGGCGTGTAATTCTTCGCGTAGCTTAATTAAAACCGTTTGATTTTCACCAAATTCTTTACGTACTTCGGCTAGTTTTTCTGTTAAGGAACTGATTTCACTCGCAAGTAGCGTCACTTCGTATTTTTCTAGTTCTTCTTGTTGGAATAAATAATCTTTCGCAATAGAAGCTTGCATTTCAAGCGGCTCCAGTTGCCCTTCTAATTCATACAAAATATCTTGTACACGGTTTAAATTTTCTTCCGTTTCAAATAATTTATTTTCGGCTTGTTTTTTACGGTGTTTATATTTAAGTACGCCGGCTGCTTCTTCAAAAATCGAGCGACGTTCTTCTGGTTTACTGTTCAGAATCTCATCAATTTTCCCTTGCGAAATAATCGAAAAAGACTCTCTTCCAAGTCCAGAGTCCATAAATAAATCGACAATATCTTTCAGTCGACAATTTTCTTTATTAATTAAAAACTCGCTATCACCATTACGGTAAATACGTCTAGTAACAGCTACTTCGCTATAATCAAGTGGTAAAAAATGGTCTTCATTTTCGAGAATAAGCGATACTTCCGCAAAATTAATTGGTTTACGCGTATCACTTCCAGCAAAAATAACGTCGCCCATTCGGCCACCACGGAGCGATTTAGCGGACTGCTCACCAAGTACCCAGCGGATTGCTTCTGTAATATTACTTTTCCCGCTGCCATTTGGTCCTACAACTGCAGTCATGCCGGGCACGAAATCTATCGCAACTTTGTCAGCAAAGGATTTAAAGCCATTCATTTCTAATCGTTTTAATAACATGTCCGGACACCTCCATTTTTGTTTATCTGTGTGTTAGTTGATTTATAGCAAATTGTGCCGCACTTTGTTCTGCTTGTTTTTTTGTTCTGCCGCTGCCTTTTCCAAGTACTTGTCCGTTAACGATAACTTGGGCATCGAATGCTTTATTGTGCGCTGGTCCTGTTTCGCCAAGAATATCATATTCGATCAAGACATCACGGTCCCGTTGAACAATTTCTTGCAGTTGCGTTTTATAATCAACGGTTTGTAGATATGCCCCTGCATCAATTTTTGGAAAAATAACCCGTTCTAAAAATGTCACAACTTTGTCAATCCCATTATCTAAATAAAGCGCGCCGATAAATGATTCAAATACATCCGCCAGAAGTGCTGGACGAGTTCTTCCACCGGCTTTTTCTTCTCCTTTACCAAGTCGTACATATTTGGAAAAATGTACTGCTTCTGCAAATTCAACTAAAGAAGGCTCACAAACAATTGCTGCGCGCATTTTTGTCATGTGTCCTTCTGCCATATCTGGATATTTGTTAAAAAGGTAGTCCGATACTGTAAGTTCAAGTACGGCATCACCAAGAAATTCTAAGCGTTCATTATCTTTCACATTTTCCCGGCGGTGTTCGTTCACATATGAGGAATGTGTGAATGCTTGTTTTAATAATTCAACATCTTTAAAATCAAAGCCAACACTTTCTTGTAATTCTTCCCATTGATTCATTTCACTTGCTCCTCTCTTTAATAAGCAAGTTCATTTTCTAAACAGCCACTAGCAAAAAGCTGCTTAGAAAATGAACCAACAAATCTCGTGACCTTGAAAAAGAGGCCACCTGCGTTACTCATCTCGCGTGCGGAAGTTACCACAGCAAAGATAAGTAACACGGGCACCCTCATTTATCCGGTCACATAAAGTTTTATGCGTTCGCCTCTATGTACTTCACTGCATCACCAACTGTGTTAATGTTTTCAGCGTCGCCATCAGAGATTTCAACTCCGAACTCGTCTTCAAGTTCCATTACTAATTCAACAACATCTAGGGAATCTGCACCTAGATCTTCTTTGAAGGAAGCTTCTAAAGTTACTTTGGATTCCTCGACACCTAAACGGTCGACGATGATTTTTGTAACTTTTTCTAATACTTCTGCCATTTTTCACTTCACCTCCCTCCAAGTATTATATAGGATTATTTCTCCTACGTAAACAAAAATATTTAAAGTAATGCGAGCCAAGTAAATTCGCATTCAATAACCAATTTTACATGACCATTCCGCCATCAACAGATAGTGTTTGACCAGTAATATACTTCGAAGCATCGCTCGCTAGGAAAAGAACTGCATTTGCAATATCTTCCGTTGTTCCATAATCACCAAGCGGAATTTGCGCTAACATTGCTTCTTTTGTTTTTTCATCTAATTTGTCGGTCATATCTGTTGTAATGAAACCAGGAGCGACAGCATTTACGTTAATACCGCGAGGCGCAAGTTCACGAGCAGTTGTTTTTGTTAAGCCGATAACGCCTGCTTTACTTGCTACGTAATTAGCTTGACCTGCGTTACCAATTAAACCAACAACAGATGCCATATTGATAATTTTACCTGCGCGTTGTTTCATCATTGTACGGCTTACTGCTTTTGTACAAAGGAAAGTTCCTTTTAGGTTGATATTAATTACGTCATCCCATTCGTCTTCTTTCATACGCATTAATAAGTTATCACGTGTAATTCCCGCATTATTCACGAGAATGTCCACACGACCAAAGCGTTCGATTGCTTGTTTGAAAAAGGCATCTACATCTTCAGCAATGGCTACATTTGCTTTCATTGCTTCTACTTCAACACCATGTTCTGCAACGAGTTTTGCTGTTTCTTCTGCAGCTTCTGGGCTACCATTGTAATTGAAGAAAATATTTGCGCCTTCTTTGGCTAATTTGATGGCGATGTCACGACCAATTCCGCGTGATCCACCTGTTACTACTGCTACTTTGCCTTGTAAAGTCATTAATTATTCTCCTTTCAATGTCGCTGCAACGCTTTTCACTGATTCAGCATCACCTGCTGACAGTACAGTTACATCACGATTGATTTTCTTAATTAAACCTGCTAAGACTTTTCCAGAACCAATTTCGACAAACGTATCTACGCCGTTTTTAATTAATTCTTCGACGATATCTTCCCATAATACTGGAGAATAGATTTGCTTGATTAGTTTATCGCTAATTTCGGATTTATCCGTAGTTTCTTTAGCATCCACGTTATTAACCACTGGAATCTGACCATCAGAAATTTTAACCTCTGCTAAAACATCGCGGAAAGCAAGTGCGGCTGGTTCCATTAAGCTAGAGTGGAAAGGTCCGCTAACAGCAAGTGGTAATACGCGTTTTGCGCCACTTTCTTTTGCTTTTTCGCCTGCTTTTTCAACGCCAGCTGTTGTTCCAGAAATAACGATTTGTCCTGGGCAGTTAAGGTTAGCAAGTTGTACTGCATCGCCTTCTTTAGTTACTTCTTCGGTGATTGTTTTTAATGTTTCCCGGTCTACACCAAGAACTGCAGCCATTGCGCCAGCACCATTTGGTACAGCTGCTTCCATTAATTCACCTCGTTTACGTACAAGGTAAATCGCATCACTTGCTTCTAAAAATCCGCCAGCAACAAGCGCACTATATTCACCAAGACTATGTCCCGCTACGTAATCAGCTTTCACACCATATGTTTCTAAAGCGCGTAAAATAGCAACACTTGTGGAAACTAAAGCTGGTTGTGCGTTTTCGGATTTCGTTAATAATTCAATTGGACCTTCTGTAATAATTTCTGTGATTGAAAACCCGAGTCTTTCGTCAGCATCATCATAGATTTTTTTTGCTTCAGGATATTCTGCTGCTACATCTTGTCCCATGCCAATTTTTTGTGCTCCTTGACCGGGAAATACAAATGCAATTTTAGTCATTAGATTCTGTTCCTCCTACTTTTACTTTGTCTACTTCTGCTTTAATTGTTTCGACCACTTGTTTTTCAACCATTTCACGTACTTGACGGATTGTGGTGAAAATACCATTAGCATTGGATGAACCGTGGGCTTTTACAACTGGAGCTTGAACACCGAACAAACAAGCACCGCCATATTCGCTATAATCCATTTTTGCTTTTAAAGCCATTAAATCTTTTTTCAAGAAGCTTGCTGCAACTTTATTTTTAAAGCCATTAAGCAAACTCATTTTTAGCATACTTAGGAAAGCGGCGCCTGTTCCTTCGATGGACTTAAGTACCATATTACCAGTAAATCCGTCGGTTACAACAACATCTGCTACATCCATTAATAAATCACGCGCTTCGATGTTGCCGATAAATTCGTAAGCGTCTTGATTTTTCATAAGTTCGAATGATTTTTTTGTTAAATCATTTCCTTTTGTTTCTTCTGTTCCAATGTTTAAAAGTGCTACGCGAGGACGATCAATTTTACGCACTTTTTCTGCGTATACCGAGCCCATTAAACCAAATTGTAATAAATGTTCTGGTTTTGCTTCCGCATTTGCTCCTAAATCAAGCATAACAAAGCCTTTTCCTGTCACGGTTGGTAGTGTAGGTGCGAGTGCTGGACGGTCGATTCCTTTGATACGACCAATAACAAACAATCCAGTAGACATTAAAGCCCCTGTGTTTCCAGCTGAAATACAAGCATCTGCTTCTCCGTCTTTTACCGCTTGGGCAGCAAGTACCATGGAAGCTTTTTTCTTCCGTTTTACAGCACGAACTGGTTCGTCATCACTTTCAATTTTTTCATCGGTATGTATAATTTTTACGCGGGTTTTATCAGTTAAATATTCATTTATTTTTGTTTCGTCTCCAAAAAGAAGAATTTCAACATCTTTATATTGGGCCACAGCTTTCATCACACCTAGAACAATTTCTTTTGGTGCATGATCTCCACCCATCGCATCTACAGCAATTTTCATTATACGTCAGTCCTTTATTTTCATTTTTGCGTTGCGTGATACATTTCAAATTTGCCTTTAAGTACAATTTCATCTCCAACATAGCTTTTCACGTCTACGATTGTAATAGCTCTGTTGTCTGTTGCCGGACGTACTTTTGCTTTTGC
The sequence above is drawn from the Listeria monocytogenes genome and encodes:
- the plsX gene encoding phosphate acyltransferase PlsX, with the protein product MKIAVDAMGGDHAPKEIVLGVMKAVAQYKDVEILLFGDETKINEYLTDKTRVKIIHTDEKIESDDEPVRAVKRKKKASMVLAAQAVKDGEADACISAGNTGALMSTGLFVIGRIKGIDRPALAPTLPTVTGKGFVMLDLGANAEAKPEHLLQFGLMGSVYAEKVRKIDRPRVALLNIGTEETKGNDLTKKSFELMKNQDAYEFIGNIEARDLLMDVADVVVTDGFTGNMVLKSIEGTGAAFLSMLKMSLLNGFKNKVAASFLKKDLMALKAKMDYSEYGGACLFGVQAPVVKAHGSSNANGIFTTIRQVREMVEKQVVETIKAEVDKVKVGGTESND
- a CDS encoding acyl carrier protein, which translates into the protein MAEVLEKVTKIIVDRLGVEESKVTLEASFKEDLGADSLDVVELVMELEDEFGVEISDGDAENINTVGDAVKYIEANA
- the fabG gene encoding 3-oxoacyl-[acyl-carrier-protein] reductase, which translates into the protein MTLQGKVAVVTGGSRGIGRDIAIKLAKEGANIFFNYNGSPEAAEETAKLVAEHGVEVEAMKANVAIAEDVDAFFKQAIERFGRVDILVNNAGITRDNLLMRMKEDEWDDVININLKGTFLCTKAVSRTMMKQRAGKIINMASVVGLIGNAGQANYVASKAGVIGLTKTTARELAPRGINVNAVAPGFITTDMTDKLDEKTKEAMLAQIPLGDYGTTEDIANAVLFLASDASKYITGQTLSVDGGMVM
- the fabD gene encoding ACP S-malonyltransferase, whose product is MTKIAFVFPGQGAQKIGMGQDVAAEYPEAKKIYDDADERLGFSITEIITEGPIELLTKSENAQPALVSTSVAILRALETYGVKADYVAGHSLGEYSALVAGGFLEASDAIYLVRKRGELMEAAVPNGAGAMAAVLGVDRETLKTITEEVTKEGDAVQLANLNCPGQIVISGTTAGVEKAGEKAKESGAKRVLPLAVSGPFHSSLMEPAALAFRDVLAEVKISDGQIPVVNNVDAKETTDKSEISDKLIKQIYSPVLWEDIVEELIKNGVDTFVEIGSGKVLAGLIKKINRDVTVLSAGDAESVKSVAATLKGE